In Sebastes fasciatus isolate fSebFas1 chromosome 24, fSebFas1.pri, whole genome shotgun sequence, the following are encoded in one genomic region:
- the LOC141763316 gene encoding OX-2 membrane glycoprotein-like: MAHRAVIHFLCVLGVFQKGLTALIETQHTVEAAVGDEACLNCCLMQSRDVLQVTWQKILPEGEKNMATYSERFGETVNAGFQSKLEFKYAGLQNSSIVIRRVMEEDEGCYRCLFNTFSEGALKATTCLKLYELHGPFLHITETTVVSCSATARPAPTVTLTVPHYNSTSVTNTNGTVTVTTTAGLSGLHGNSTRVGCAVRVLSGPQIEVSMMIPEVKQSSDDGFDEESGSNNNFILIIVLSVVVACVCVAAIVITLLIRKHRNR, encoded by the exons ATGGCGCACCGTGCAGTTAtacatttcctttgtgtgttggGAGTCTTTCAGAAAG GTCTAACAGCTCTGATAGAAACCCAGCACACTGTGGAGGCAGCTGTAGGAGACGAAGCATGCTTGAACTGTTGCCTGATGCAATCTAGAGATGTTCTGCAAGTCACATGGCAGAAGATTTTACCTGAGGGAGAGAAGAACATGGCTACTTACAGTGAACGATTTGGTGAAACAGTGAATGCTGGTTTTCAGAGTAAGCTGGAGTTTAAATATGCTGGACTGCAGAACAGCTCCATAGTTATCAggagggtgatggaggaggatgaagggtgCTATCGCTGTTTGTTTAACACCTTCTCTGAAGGTGCTCTCAAAGCTACAACCTGCCTGAAGCTCTATG AGCTGCATGGACCCTTTCTTCACATCACAGAAACAACAGTTGTGTCCTGCTCAGCCACAGCTCGACCTGCTcccacagtaacactgactgtccctcactacaactctaccagtgtcaccaacaccaacggcacagtcactgtcaccactacAGCTGGGCTGTCTGGTCTACATGGCAACAGCACACGGGTTGGATGTGCAGTGAGAGTGCTCTCTGGTCCTCAGATAGAGGTGTCTATGATGATTCCTGAGGTCAAACAGTCGTCTGATGATG gTTTTGATGAGGAATCTGGATCTAATAACA ATTTCATTCTGATCATCGTGTTGTCCGTGGTTGtggcctgtgtttgtgttgctgcaaTCGTCATCACCCTGCTTATAAGGAAACATCGGAACCGGTAA